A section of the Rossellomorea marisflavi genome encodes:
- the gvpT gene encoding YtxH domain-containing protein: MAEKNTELENTTQSKKEEEKKTRKSGPITRTVAGSLLGATVGYLATPENGKKLLSKIDQEKLKSKGLEIGNSAKETSRKAVVSLKQSTANLFKRDQTDEDQEDQEEVNESGEGPDYEALKEENNTLQNRLQQLEEKLNQLTQSSEEDDEEEEDDEEEDEKEEAKSDKKSKAAKDADEDEEEDEDEDEDDEEDDEADDEEPSSKKKSTKSKSSKAKKGSTKKSSSKSKKKSSKKDDDDDTTLSSDDDTLS; this comes from the coding sequence ATGGCAGAAAAAAACACTGAATTAGAAAACACGACTCAATCAAAGAAAGAAGAAGAGAAAAAGACACGTAAGAGCGGCCCTATTACACGTACAGTGGCCGGAAGCCTCCTTGGAGCTACAGTAGGATACTTGGCAACACCTGAAAATGGTAAAAAGCTTCTTAGCAAGATCGATCAAGAGAAGCTGAAGAGCAAAGGGTTGGAAATTGGGAACTCTGCAAAAGAAACATCAAGAAAAGCCGTCGTATCATTGAAGCAATCAACCGCCAATCTGTTCAAGCGTGATCAAACTGATGAAGATCAGGAAGATCAAGAAGAAGTGAATGAAAGCGGGGAAGGGCCAGATTATGAAGCTCTGAAAGAAGAAAACAACACTCTTCAAAATCGCCTTCAACAGCTTGAGGAAAAATTGAATCAACTGACTCAATCAAGCGAAGAAGATGATGAAGAGGAAGAAGACGACGAGGAAGAGGACGAAAAGGAAGAAGCAAAGTCCGATAAGAAAAGCAAAGCGGCTAAAGATGCGGATGAGGACGAAGAGGAAGACGAAGACGAAGACGAAGATGATGAAGAAGATGACGAGGCTGATGATGAAGAACCATCCAGTAAGAAAAAATCAACTAAATCCAAGTCATCTAAAGCCAAGAAAGGTTCAACAAAGAAATCTTCTTCAAAGTCTAAAAAGAAATCTTCCAAAAAAGATGATGACGATGATACAACGCTATCAAGTGATGACGACACACTTTCATGA
- a CDS encoding phospholipase D family protein: MKKRSWYKKKRWVIGLAVVILISSIMFYQRTKPLPDGVSYAGDIHSIPEEDVEFIYDLTYQKDGKEEYDHSIFDEVNKTVSEAEDFLILDLFLFNGYTKNDRNYPKISEELSKTIQERMKEKPDLKVVFISDDVNTTYGSHTADQLEPLKELGAEVIFTDLDRLRDPNLLYSGVWRAGIQWFGQKGNGWLPNPMAPSAPEVTARSYLKLLNVKANHRKVVISEKEGMVLSANPHNASGFHSNIAFRVKGDILKDMIKAEKAVAAFSGGDMKAFPSDMEVDNLITPSQSSGGKEVKAQILTERKVQTNVVKALDKAKEGDEVWIGMFYLADRDIIDAIENAADRKVDVRIVLDPNQNAFGQEKIGLPNLPVASELNKLDNEHITIRWYNTNKEQYHTKFIYVKGKDSSTVIGGSSNYTSRNLDDYNLEENILFTGATNSRLMTDVDDYFQRIWNNENGTYTVEYKKYQDKLPIFKYIMYVLQKVFQVTTY, translated from the coding sequence TTGAAAAAACGCTCGTGGTACAAAAAGAAACGATGGGTGATCGGTCTTGCGGTTGTCATCCTTATATCATCCATCATGTTTTATCAGCGCACCAAGCCTCTGCCTGACGGTGTTTCATATGCAGGCGATATCCATTCCATTCCCGAAGAAGATGTCGAGTTCATCTATGACCTCACCTATCAAAAGGATGGAAAGGAAGAATACGATCATTCCATATTTGACGAAGTCAACAAAACCGTTAGTGAAGCAGAAGATTTCCTCATACTCGATCTATTCCTCTTCAACGGCTACACGAAAAACGACCGGAATTACCCTAAGATAAGCGAAGAGCTATCAAAGACGATCCAGGAACGCATGAAAGAAAAACCCGATCTCAAAGTCGTCTTCATCAGCGATGATGTCAATACCACATACGGTTCCCATACGGCCGATCAGCTCGAACCTTTGAAAGAGCTCGGTGCCGAAGTGATCTTCACTGATTTGGATCGACTCCGGGACCCGAATCTCCTGTATTCAGGCGTGTGGAGAGCCGGGATTCAATGGTTCGGACAAAAAGGAAATGGGTGGTTACCGAATCCCATGGCCCCATCTGCTCCTGAAGTAACGGCGCGATCGTACCTCAAACTGCTGAACGTGAAAGCGAATCACCGAAAAGTGGTGATCAGCGAGAAGGAAGGCATGGTCCTCAGCGCCAATCCTCACAACGCCAGCGGATTCCATTCCAATATCGCCTTCAGGGTGAAAGGGGACATCCTCAAAGATATGATCAAGGCCGAAAAAGCCGTCGCCGCTTTCTCTGGGGGAGATATGAAGGCGTTCCCTTCTGATATGGAAGTGGATAACCTTATAACCCCGTCACAATCATCGGGAGGAAAAGAAGTAAAAGCCCAGATCCTTACAGAGAGAAAGGTCCAGACCAATGTCGTGAAGGCACTCGATAAGGCGAAGGAAGGAGACGAGGTCTGGATCGGCATGTTCTATCTAGCAGATCGTGACATCATCGATGCCATCGAAAACGCAGCAGATCGAAAGGTGGACGTGCGCATCGTCCTGGACCCGAACCAGAATGCGTTTGGACAGGAGAAAATCGGATTGCCAAACCTCCCCGTCGCATCAGAACTGAACAAGTTGGATAACGAGCATATCACCATCCGCTGGTACAATACCAACAAAGAGCAATATCACACCAAGTTCATTTATGTAAAAGGAAAAGACAGCTCGACCGTCATTGGAGGCTCAAGCAACTATACGTCAAGAAACCTAGATGACTATAATCTTGAAGAAAACATTCTTTTCACAGGAGCCACGAACAGCCGTCTTATGACAGATGTGGATGACTACTTCCAGCGCATCTGGAATAACGAAAACGGAACGTATACCGTCGAGTACAAGAAATATCAAGATAAATTACCAATCTTCAAATACATCATGTACGTCCTTCAAAAAGTATTCCAAGTCACCACGTATTAG
- a CDS encoding CHY zinc finger protein: MNMSMRAIKGISVDEETRCDHYHTEKDIIAIKFKCCDTYYPCHKCHDEVADHEPVLWGREEWNEKAVLCGKCRSELSILQYMNCQSSCPHCHASFNPGCSNHYHLYFEG; encoded by the coding sequence ATGAATATGTCCATGCGTGCGATTAAAGGCATAAGCGTCGATGAAGAAACAAGATGCGATCATTACCATACAGAAAAGGATATTATCGCTATTAAATTCAAATGCTGTGACACCTATTATCCATGTCACAAATGCCATGATGAAGTAGCTGACCATGAGCCCGTATTATGGGGACGTGAAGAGTGGAACGAGAAGGCCGTCCTTTGTGGGAAGTGTCGATCGGAATTGAGCATTCTGCAGTATATGAACTGTCAGTCCTCCTGCCCTCATTGTCATGCTTCATTCAATCCGGGCTGCAGCAATCATTATCATTTATACTTCGAAGGGTAG
- the gvpU gene encoding gas vesicle accessory protein GvpU, which produces MSGHTDKDSILEFFAIAANKHDFSLDISLNLKGAVVTGTMISATEYFSSLSEAFEEGSEVAQKVSEELSGAGEAVEENQPSEANFIHLKNAKIYCGDSKPTPSKGKILWRGKLSEIDGFFLGKISESKSK; this is translated from the coding sequence ATGAGTGGGCATACGGATAAGGATAGCATCCTGGAGTTTTTCGCAATTGCTGCCAATAAGCATGATTTCTCCCTAGATATCTCTCTGAACCTTAAGGGAGCAGTGGTGACGGGTACCATGATCTCTGCAACCGAGTATTTCTCGTCGTTAAGCGAGGCGTTCGAGGAGGGAAGTGAAGTAGCCCAGAAGGTGAGTGAAGAACTTTCTGGCGCCGGAGAAGCGGTTGAAGAAAATCAGCCGTCAGAAGCGAATTTCATCCACCTTAAAAACGCCAAGATCTACTGTGGTGACAGCAAACCCACCCCTTCCAAAGGGAAAATCCTCTGGCGTGGGAAGTTATCCGAAATCGATGGATTCTTCCTTGGGAAAATCTCAGAGTCGAAAAGTAAGTAA
- a CDS encoding gas vesicle protein produces MEHSMQSSTIVDVLEKVLDKGVVIAGDITVGIADVELLTIKIRLIVASVDKAKEIGMDWWENDPYLSSKAENQQAKALEEENRKLNERLESLEKQLSSSNRLNQV; encoded by the coding sequence ATGGAACATTCCATGCAATCAAGCACCATTGTGGACGTGTTAGAGAAAGTTCTTGATAAAGGTGTGGTCATCGCTGGTGATATCACCGTAGGAATTGCAGATGTGGAGCTATTGACCATCAAGATCCGACTTATCGTAGCGTCCGTTGATAAAGCGAAAGAAATCGGGATGGACTGGTGGGAAAACGATCCTTATCTAAGTTCCAAAGCCGAAAATCAGCAGGCAAAAGCCCTTGAAGAAGAAAACCGGAAGTTGAACGAACGATTGGAATCCCTGGAGAAGCAGCTTAGCAGTTCGAATCGTCTCAACCAAGTGTAA
- a CDS encoding FAD-dependent oxidoreductase, with amino-acid sequence MNFQHPEPYWRKDTHLQSYPKLDRNLKVDAVVVGGGIAGITTAYFLAKGGKKVALIEADRVLNGTTGHTTAKITAQHGLIYDELIQHFGTEYARHYYESNMKALDWIKETGKGLDCDLREQDAYVYAETNEYLQKVQKEYEAYLELGIDGELVETIPLDIPIKQAIMMKKQAEFNPLKFFKHLVESFIGLGGQVFEQTPAETIEDDTITKVMTANGYHLECEKIAICTHFPFFDGMGLYFTKMYAERSYIIGIKSEKKFPGGMYINAEDPSRSFRSVVQEGGELILIGGENHKAGQGKDTREHYEALEKCGQSVFGDTETLHRWSAQDLISVDKVPYIGTLSPKHPTIFVATGFKKWGMTTGTLSGMILSDLILGNHNIYADLYAPSRFVADPSIKHFISQNADVAKHLVKGKLQIPFKSSGDLKSGEGGVVWHEGKKCGGYRDNDGKLHLVDNTCTHLGCETAWNHGDLTWDCPCHGSRFSPEGTVIEGPAQKPLPSIDE; translated from the coding sequence ATGAATTTTCAGCACCCGGAACCTTATTGGAGGAAGGACACTCACCTCCAGTCGTATCCGAAGCTTGACCGGAACCTGAAAGTGGATGCGGTCGTGGTCGGTGGTGGCATCGCCGGAATCACCACTGCTTATTTCCTTGCCAAAGGCGGAAAGAAGGTCGCACTGATCGAAGCAGACCGAGTATTGAATGGGACAACCGGCCACACGACAGCCAAGATCACCGCGCAGCATGGACTGATATACGATGAACTGATACAACATTTTGGTACAGAATACGCAAGGCACTATTATGAATCAAACATGAAGGCATTGGACTGGATCAAAGAGACAGGGAAAGGACTCGACTGCGATCTCAGAGAACAGGATGCCTATGTCTATGCCGAAACGAATGAATATCTTCAAAAGGTACAAAAAGAATACGAAGCGTATCTCGAACTTGGAATCGACGGAGAACTGGTGGAAACCATCCCCCTCGATATTCCCATCAAGCAGGCCATCATGATGAAAAAGCAAGCCGAATTTAACCCTTTGAAATTCTTCAAGCATCTTGTAGAATCCTTTATAGGCCTTGGCGGTCAAGTATTCGAACAAACCCCTGCCGAGACCATTGAAGACGACACGATAACAAAGGTCATGACGGCGAACGGCTACCATCTTGAATGTGAGAAGATTGCAATCTGCACCCACTTCCCTTTCTTTGATGGAATGGGGCTATACTTCACCAAGATGTATGCAGAGCGTTCCTATATCATCGGAATCAAATCGGAGAAAAAGTTCCCTGGTGGCATGTATATCAATGCAGAGGATCCTTCTCGATCCTTCCGCTCGGTCGTCCAAGAAGGTGGAGAACTGATCCTCATCGGAGGAGAGAACCATAAAGCCGGGCAGGGCAAAGACACCCGGGAACACTATGAAGCTTTGGAGAAATGCGGACAATCCGTTTTCGGGGATACGGAAACCCTTCACAGGTGGTCGGCCCAGGACTTGATTTCAGTTGATAAAGTTCCTTATATCGGGACTCTCTCGCCAAAGCACCCAACCATATTCGTAGCCACAGGCTTCAAAAAATGGGGGATGACGACCGGGACCTTATCGGGAATGATCCTGTCCGATTTGATACTCGGGAATCATAATATTTACGCCGACCTCTACGCCCCTTCACGATTTGTCGCCGATCCAAGCATCAAACATTTCATCTCGCAGAATGCCGATGTGGCCAAGCATCTTGTAAAAGGTAAACTGCAGATTCCATTTAAGTCTTCAGGGGATTTGAAGAGCGGAGAAGGAGGTGTGGTCTGGCATGAAGGGAAGAAATGCGGCGGATATCGTGACAACGACGGCAAACTCCATCTCGTAGATAACACCTGTACCCATTTAGGCTGCGAGACCGCATGGAACCATGGTGATCTGACATGGGATTGCCCTTGTCACGGATCGCGTTTTTCTCCTGAAGGTACAGTCATTGAAGGACCAGCCCAAAAGCCGCTTCCATCGATTGATGAATAA
- a CDS encoding GlsB/YeaQ/YmgE family stress response membrane protein: protein MGLIIFLIVGGIIGWLAGLILGKNVPGGIIGNIIAGIIGAWIGGKLLGSLGPVVGGMAIIPALLGAIIFVFILSIILRSTRRAAH, encoded by the coding sequence ATGGGACTAATTATTTTCTTGATTGTCGGAGGCATCATCGGTTGGCTGGCAGGACTAATTCTAGGTAAAAATGTACCAGGCGGAATCATCGGGAACATCATCGCCGGAATCATCGGAGCATGGATCGGTGGAAAGCTACTTGGAAGCCTTGGACCTGTCGTAGGAGGAATGGCTATCATTCCGGCATTGTTGGGAGCCATCATCTTCGTATTTATTTTGAGCATCATCTTACGCTCCACTAGAAGAGCAGCACACTAA
- the msrB gene encoding peptide-methionine (R)-S-oxide reductase MsrB: MPVEKATFAGGCFWCMVEPFDQLEGIESVTSGYIGGEGDSPSYKEVVSGESGHVEAVEILFDPSLFSYERLLDVYWKQIDPTDAEGQFNDRGTPYRTVIFYHSEEQRIAAVKSREELQHTGKFAKPIATEILPAAVFHKAEEYHQDFYKKNMFRYALYKRGSGRDAFIKEHWPEDRSYLKETLTPIQYRVTQENGTEPPYENEYWANKEEGIYVDIVSGEPLFTSRDQYDSGCGWPSFTKPVMKASVTERYDLGHRSTRMEVRSREADSHLGHVFTDGPGPDGLRYCINSAALRFIPKDLLEEEGYGDFKILFN, from the coding sequence ATTCCGGTGGAAAAAGCAACATTTGCAGGAGGATGCTTCTGGTGCATGGTCGAGCCTTTTGATCAATTAGAAGGGATCGAATCCGTTACTTCGGGTTATATCGGAGGAGAAGGTGATTCACCGTCCTATAAAGAAGTCGTGAGCGGTGAAAGCGGACATGTGGAGGCGGTCGAAATCCTCTTTGATCCCTCACTTTTCTCATACGAACGGCTTCTGGATGTGTATTGGAAGCAGATCGATCCCACAGATGCTGAAGGGCAGTTCAATGATCGGGGTACACCCTATCGAACGGTAATCTTTTATCACTCCGAGGAACAGCGGATCGCGGCGGTGAAATCGCGTGAAGAGCTTCAACACACCGGGAAATTTGCAAAGCCGATTGCAACAGAGATCCTTCCTGCTGCTGTATTTCACAAAGCGGAGGAGTACCACCAGGATTTCTATAAAAAAAATATGTTCCGCTATGCCCTTTATAAAAGGGGGTCTGGAAGGGACGCGTTTATAAAGGAACATTGGCCGGAAGACCGTTCTTATCTGAAAGAAACGCTCACTCCCATACAATACCGTGTCACCCAGGAAAATGGGACGGAACCTCCTTATGAAAATGAGTACTGGGCTAATAAGGAAGAGGGCATCTATGTCGATATCGTCTCCGGGGAGCCTTTGTTCACCTCGAGGGATCAGTATGACAGTGGATGCGGATGGCCGAGCTTTACAAAACCTGTCATGAAGGCGAGTGTCACGGAACGATATGACCTCGGTCATCGTTCGACACGTATGGAAGTCCGCAGCAGGGAAGCCGACTCCCATCTTGGGCACGTGTTCACCGACGGACCAGGACCTGACGGGTTGAGGTACTGCATCAATTCAGCAGCTCTCCGGTTCATCCCGAAAGATTTGCTTGAGGAAGAAGGGTATGGGGATTTCAAAATCTTATTTAATTGA
- a CDS encoding gas vesicle protein K, with product MQPASQTSGRINFDPDKAEQGLAQLVLTVVELLRQIVERHAMRRVEGGTLTDQQIEDLGVALMNLEEKMEELKEVFGLDAEDLNIDLGPLGSLM from the coding sequence ATGCAACCGGCCAGCCAGACAAGTGGACGGATTAACTTCGACCCAGATAAGGCGGAGCAAGGCTTGGCACAGCTAGTGTTGACGGTTGTGGAGCTCCTCAGGCAAATCGTTGAAAGGCATGCCATGCGCAGGGTGGAAGGCGGCACACTTACCGATCAGCAAATTGAAGACCTCGGAGTCGCTTTGATGAACCTGGAAGAAAAAATGGAAGAACTAAAGGAAGTATTCGGCCTTGATGCAGAGGATCTGAACATCGATCTTGGACCATTAGGAAGCCTGATGTAA
- a CDS encoding bifunctional 5,10-methylenetetrahydrofolate dehydrogenase/5,10-methenyltetrahydrofolate cyclohydrolase, with protein MEPLILNGSKVATDVKEQLKIRVEALKEEGVTPCLATVLVGEDPSSATYVKMKGNACAKIGMESRKIHLPSETTTEELLDVLDGLNDDATVHGILLQHPVPSQIDERAAFERISIEKDVDGVTSHGFGQNALGFGEFPSCTPAAIMEIIDYYNVDPQGKHAVVVGRSPILGKPVSMMLLNRNATVTTCHSYTENLPALVANADIVVAAVGKPNFIQGDWLKEGAIVLDAGYNPGNVGDIDYESCYAKASAITPVPGGVGPVTISMLLKQTVDAAEKYGKTNS; from the coding sequence ATGGAACCATTGATCTTAAACGGAAGCAAAGTCGCAACAGACGTAAAGGAACAATTAAAAATACGTGTTGAAGCATTGAAAGAAGAAGGGGTTACTCCATGTCTCGCCACGGTACTGGTAGGAGAAGACCCGTCCTCCGCCACTTATGTGAAGATGAAGGGGAATGCCTGCGCGAAAATCGGCATGGAATCAAGAAAAATCCATCTACCGTCCGAAACGACGACAGAGGAGTTATTGGACGTCCTTGATGGACTCAATGATGATGCTACGGTCCACGGCATCCTTCTTCAGCACCCTGTCCCGTCCCAAATCGATGAGCGCGCTGCTTTTGAACGCATCTCCATTGAAAAGGATGTAGACGGTGTAACCAGCCACGGCTTCGGCCAAAACGCATTGGGCTTTGGTGAATTCCCTTCCTGCACCCCGGCAGCGATCATGGAAATCATTGATTACTATAATGTAGACCCTCAAGGAAAGCACGCTGTAGTGGTAGGGAGGAGTCCGATCCTAGGTAAGCCTGTCTCCATGATGCTTTTGAACCGGAACGCCACGGTGACCACGTGTCATTCCTATACAGAGAACCTCCCCGCCCTCGTTGCTAATGCGGACATCGTCGTAGCAGCAGTAGGCAAGCCAAACTTCATTCAAGGAGATTGGTTGAAAGAGGGAGCAATTGTCCTCGACGCCGGATACAACCCCGGAAATGTGGGCGACATCGATTATGAAAGCTGCTATGCAAAAGCATCTGCCATTACACCCGTCCCTGGTGGTGTCGGCCCCGTGACAATCTCCATGCTGCTGAAGCAGACGGTGGACGCAGCTGAAAAATACGGAAAAACCAATTCATGA
- a CDS encoding gas vesicle protein, with product MTVRESIENKDVALIDILDIILDKGVAIKGDLVISIAGVDLVYLDLRVLISSVETLVQHKNGTRKTISSEQLEHERKGLIHATGQPDKWTD from the coding sequence ATGACCGTCAGGGAATCAATCGAGAATAAGGATGTCGCGTTGATCGACATCTTGGATATCATTTTGGACAAAGGTGTTGCCATTAAAGGAGATTTGGTCATCTCCATCGCGGGAGTGGACCTTGTTTACCTCGATCTCCGGGTGCTGATCTCTTCAGTGGAAACACTGGTCCAACATAAAAATGGAACGCGTAAGACCATATCTTCAGAACAATTGGAACACGAAAGGAAGGGATTGATCCATGCAACCGGCCAGCCAGACAAGTGGACGGATTAA
- a CDS encoding NAD(P)-dependent oxidoreductase — protein sequence MKIIVFGATGATGKEVVKQAKERGLDVTVFVRDPAKLPDHSPFIQGDATDRQAVHEALQGQDAVISCLGASGLGKTTQLSTMTGHILSGMQLQGARSIHYVASAGIDHEITGFQGKLAQFILRNVLKDHREAVSLIKDSGFRYTIARPMQLINGPFTGEYRTHPASIPEGGKKISRADVAHFLLESLDHDAYANASIGLSY from the coding sequence ATGAAAATCATCGTCTTCGGCGCAACGGGTGCCACTGGAAAAGAAGTGGTGAAGCAGGCAAAGGAACGGGGATTGGATGTGACAGTATTTGTGCGGGATCCCGCCAAACTTCCTGACCATTCACCCTTCATCCAGGGAGATGCCACAGATAGACAGGCTGTCCATGAAGCGCTGCAGGGGCAAGATGCGGTCATCTCTTGCCTAGGGGCCTCTGGGCTCGGAAAGACCACCCAGCTTAGCACCATGACGGGTCATATCCTCTCTGGTATGCAGCTTCAAGGAGCGAGATCCATCCATTATGTCGCCTCTGCCGGCATTGACCATGAAATAACAGGGTTCCAAGGTAAGTTGGCCCAATTCATTCTACGGAACGTGCTGAAGGATCACCGAGAAGCCGTTTCCCTAATCAAGGATAGTGGATTTCGCTATACCATCGCCCGTCCCATGCAATTGATCAACGGGCCCTTCACAGGGGAATACCGCACCCACCCCGCCTCCATACCCGAAGGCGGAAAGAAAATATCCAGGGCGGACGTTGCCCATTTCTTGCTGGAAAGCCTCGACCACGATGCGTATGCCAACGCATCCATCGGCCTCTCCTACTGA
- a CDS encoding MFS transporter — protein MVYYFECLNKINYGGGLIKTEQPTKTAPSYTKTVAFLSLTIWLVVMNTTMFNVALPNILHEFSLKPSEGAWIVSGYSIVLAIGTITYTRLSDYLPIRRLIIIGIIVFGLGSLSGFFANSFIWLLLSRLFQAAGAAAIPGLSMVFASRFIPMAVRGRALAMIASASSLGFGLGPVVGGVITDYLNWNYLFLVTLLVIVMIPVLYKMLPAETIRKGAFDIWGAIMTGVGVTFFLLFISGFNWIHLAVALVFFAALWIRIHKVELPFIQPKLIRDKGYRKILYMSYMGFVTHFAILLVMPLMLKSIFDKNPTTMGLIIFPGAMLSAVAAIYVGRLIDKYGNMRVMVMAHCLLLISTILFFFLSPINEYMIMLAYMFTSFGFSSLSSSTTNEVSRVVNRDLVGSGMGMKQLLHYVGSASGSVIGGLIVEMGGVNYGVDAFRNTFLVLIIAMSLSFLILMFYHRQLKKAV, from the coding sequence GTGGTATATTACTTCGAGTGTCTAAACAAAATCAACTACGGAGGTGGTCTTATCAAGACTGAACAACCGACCAAGACCGCTCCTTCTTACACAAAGACGGTTGCATTCCTCAGCCTGACCATATGGCTGGTCGTCATGAACACCACCATGTTCAATGTCGCACTTCCGAATATCCTGCATGAGTTTTCCCTGAAACCTTCAGAGGGTGCGTGGATCGTATCGGGCTATTCCATCGTCTTGGCGATCGGGACGATTACGTATACGCGTCTGTCTGACTATCTTCCGATCAGACGCTTGATCATCATCGGGATCATTGTGTTCGGATTGGGCTCCCTTTCAGGATTCTTTGCCAATTCGTTCATATGGTTGCTGCTATCCCGCTTGTTCCAGGCAGCCGGAGCCGCAGCCATTCCAGGCTTGTCCATGGTCTTTGCCAGCAGATTCATTCCAATGGCCGTGCGTGGACGTGCCCTGGCCATGATTGCTTCGGCATCTTCCCTCGGATTCGGACTGGGGCCTGTAGTAGGAGGAGTCATCACCGATTATCTTAACTGGAATTATCTTTTCCTGGTTACACTCCTCGTGATTGTCATGATTCCGGTCCTTTATAAGATGTTGCCAGCCGAAACAATCCGGAAAGGTGCATTCGACATTTGGGGAGCCATCATGACGGGAGTGGGTGTCACATTCTTCCTCCTCTTCATTTCCGGATTCAACTGGATCCATCTCGCCGTCGCACTAGTATTCTTTGCGGCCCTGTGGATCAGGATCCATAAAGTCGAACTTCCTTTCATCCAGCCAAAATTGATCCGGGATAAAGGATACAGGAAGATCTTATACATGAGCTATATGGGGTTCGTGACGCATTTTGCCATCCTGCTCGTCATGCCCCTGATGCTTAAAAGCATTTTCGATAAAAATCCGACCACCATGGGACTGATCATCTTCCCTGGTGCCATGCTCTCGGCAGTTGCTGCCATCTATGTGGGCAGACTGATCGACAAGTACGGGAACATGCGGGTGATGGTGATGGCCCACTGCCTTCTCCTCATTTCGACCATCCTGTTCTTCTTCCTGTCACCGATCAACGAATACATGATCATGCTCGCCTATATGTTCACGAGCTTCGGGTTCTCCAGTCTCTCTTCGAGTACCACAAACGAAGTCTCCCGCGTGGTGAACAGGGATCTTGTCGGATCCGGAATGGGTATGAAACAGCTCCTCCACTACGTCGGCAGTGCTTCCGGTTCGGTCATTGGAGGCCTGATCGTAGAAATGGGCGGAGTGAATTATGGTGTCGATGCGTTCAGGAATACGTTCCTTGTCCTCATCATCGCCATGAGCCTATCCTTCCTGATCCTCATGTTCTATCATCGTCAATTAAAGAAAGCCGTTTGA